The following are encoded in a window of Psilocybe cubensis strain MGC-MH-2018 chromosome 4, whole genome shotgun sequence genomic DNA:
- a CDS encoding Sister chromatid cohesion protein DCC1 codes for MPEYDLCFSFSSTNEAGSYKIIELTPDLTTLIETAIAKDEDPRLSIKGQPDEDAVLCSSTKTYGMRSVGLSNTVLVVTPVPDERASEFAEDAVIIRDQLNEIIELAPVVPKLHKLSALIKNREYDGDNEDEDDDGMDRFTYHDAKQEIQASDVEIDQGLKTRRVLIINNELRPIAPAFLAHLLELILNLLVSLSMNYTSVSVEALSSALADDHEVSRAVSTQVMSWFGEIKDAKWKMDVDGVVKELGLGILRKHRHDPIAKDDLLAAWKKLAGDTFEPSVSLKLLEANYIETIDTMGNGASVLRYFPASELPVDPAARFSDLFLTRSIWRGEEISPFLSDIAVNSKERDKLLLKYCRTVTGPEGIRYTARAQYNG; via the exons ATGCCGGAATATGATCtctgcttctccttctcgtCTACCAATGAAGCAGGATCGTATAAAATTATAGAGCTTACTCCAGACCTAACGACTCTTATAGAAACTGCCATAGCCAAAGATGAAGATCCAAG GCTTTCAATCAAAGGACAGCCAGACGAAGATGCTGTCCTATGTAGCTCGACCAAGACCTACGGCATGCGTTCTGTTGGTCTTTCCAACACCGTGCTCGTCGTGACGCCCGTTCCAGACGAACGTGCGTCCGAGTTTGCAGAGGATGCGGTGATCATCCGAGACCAGCTCAACGAGATCATCGAACTGGCACCCGTCGTGCCAAAGTTGCACAAACTCTCTGCTTTGATCAAGAACAGGGAATATGATGGAGataatgaagatgaggacgatgacgGGATG GATCGTTTCACCTACCACGATGCCAAACAAGAGATTCAAGCCAGTGACGTTGAGATCGACCAAGGCCTGAAAACTCGTCGTGTGCTCATTATAAATA ATGAACTACGACCAATCGCGCCTGCGTTTCTCGCTCACCTGTTAGAATTGATTCTTAATCTCCTCGTTTCTTTGTCCATGAATTACACATCTGTTTCGGTGGAAGCTCTTTCTTCAGCTTTAGCAGATGACCATGAAGTCTCCAGGGCCGTTTCTACTCAGGTCATGTCGTGGTTCGGCGAAATTAAGGATGCTAAATGGAAAATGGATGTAGATGGTGTCGTTAAAGAGTTGGGTTTGGGTATTTTACGGAAACACAGA CACGACCCCATCGCAAAGGATGACCTCCTCGCTGCATGGAAAAAGCTTGCAGGCGATACTTTTGAACCATCAGTCTCGCTGAAGCTTCTAGAA GCAAACTACATCGAAACCATTGACACTATGGGGAACGGTGCATCGGTTCTAAGATACTTTCCTGCCTCCGAGTTACCAGTCGACCCCGCTGCACGGTTTAGCGACCTCTTCCTCACCCGTTCAATATGGAGGGGAGAAGAAATTTCACCATTTTTATCGGACATTGCAGTCAATTCTAAAGAGCGAGATAAACTGTTGTTAAAATACTGCAGGACAGTGACAGGTCCTGAAGGCATTCGTTATACAGCTCGTGCCCAGTATAATGGCTAG
- a CDS encoding putative RNA-dependent RNA polymerase SHL2 yields the protein MEASSSKMSGLQQMLEEDEMDNQGEGSVRLSYFNLVMLTEWHTACGEDEVIIPSLAFNKSTDSLGGLSQLSQQTSYSQFGENDITSLIMEYNEPEPPPPTQPNDEDNASGSSSGPSTTSLGKRKASESSSVSINAERESKIPRPVSRPSMDDFFSGGFEDIISPDDYTTPIRLSAHHSLQPLFRTLAYGSQYEIARYVSLGKAEYKTLLFPNLSKLAQYKTNALAVPVTARIILSDDVVGDEEEEGGEWKDAFAREQASKSPWAELDREEESLKKDPMSGLGFTNTGEYKNWYGGKVLFHGKLQAPKTAGNNPPRFKMTLEPAELDTSNMFARRFGSKNIFRLKLTKYVLNTKHTDALMNYLCRPLILCGSVFRAFYSKETNVFYIKTNEYTDGEKIITGKTVEGTMSLLEFLEWHNPMAYNNGQTMAKYVSRFALGLSNSVPGIVVNQSNIHFIDDIIASSTKSNMTDGAGKINRWSLMQIRHRLNWEDKPTAIQIRIFGTKGLLIDDGINASEEACVQVTPSQRKIQFPEGRPVDLAHRIVDVLRASHTKAPCRLSVETIICLAENGVPKSAFLALLQKALVELVEPLLKWDTVEDMRTLWTNVRRLGGVMAARRAREEAGLARVKGYSDRNVDEDPDDDEGIDNSPSDKESVAWWADEVSGCPSSLEETVMCMLDAGFTPQDNPVLRDKLYRFIKGRVGYYIKGYRIDVPMSATAFIVPDTYGILEPGEIFFKSSRRAFLNPDGSSTDVVVGKVLLTRHPCKLPTDIQKMDAVDRPGLHHLTDVIVMSTKGDRRAADLLSGGDYDGDKGTFIYQPELVEPFKNASLRYSEPPKNINKYFVAENMEVTTFQEQTSGLDDTEKIRRFQEYLLGSVRNMSVVGKYSTFHDISTYTQGYSHPDTIRLAYMFCMTLDGIKTGMRVLPDVLAQDMKNFNKRAPRWKETDEERTRLANLNEVHAKRPQHLSRFIMDDLYRQAEDEGKKWYPRLEKAFCERPVKIDEDLAAPWRLALEMATRWMKDESNSRMANDLERIKYHVEVVYNEHRGEMGSPKKPTKTPKKSSGSGSSFSELPIEVRQNKIRELSQKFNSRPTKDELFMAEEEIARLRASYAYVYDFEMRRGLNGFTRFPFDMAMRELCLIKSRAIGRMKAVTGDFYDHFNMKHPKQHHH from the exons GGCCCTCGACTACGAGTTTGGGGAAACGCAAGGCTAGCGAGTCGTCTTCCGTGTCCATCAACGCCGAACGCGAGTCCAAAATTCCGCGGCCGGTTTCCCGTCCCTCAATGGACGATTTCTTCAGCGGAGGTTTTGAGGACATTATCTCTCCAGATGATTATACTACACCCATCCGTCTC TCTGCGCACCATAGTCTGCAACCTCTCTTCAGGACCCTGGCATACGGTTCGCAATACGAAATTGCGCGTTATGTTAGCCTCGGGAAAGCGGAGTACAAGACGCTTTTGTTTCCTAACCTATCCAAACTGGCACAGTATAAGACCAATGCCTTAGCCGTCCCCGTCACTGCTAGAATCATCTTAAGTGATGATGTTGTgggtgatgaagaagaagaaggcg GAGAATGGAAAGACGCGTTTGCTAGAGAGCAAGCATCCAAA TCTCCGTGGGCAGAGCTAGATCGCGAAGAAGAGTCCTTGAAAAAGGACCCAATGAGTGGTTTAGGTTTTACCAACACCGGTGAATATAAGAACTGGTATGGAGGGAAAGTCTTATTCCACGGAAAACTTCAAGCACCGAAGACAGCTGGCAATAATCCGCCCAGATTTAAGATGACGCTGGAACCCGCCGAACTGGATACCTCTAATATGTTTGCCCGCCGTTTTGGCAGCAAGAATATCTTCCGACTCAAGCTGACAAAATATGTCCTAAACACGAAGCATACAGACGCGTTGATGAATTACCTGTGCCGGCCTTTGATTCTCTGTGGCAGTGTTTTTCGAGCCTTTTATTCCAAGGAGACGAATGTTTTTTATATCAAAACAAACGAATATACGGACGGGGAGAAAATTATTACCGGCAAAACTGTTGAGGGCACCATGTCGTTACTCGAATTCCTTGAGTGGCATAACCCCATGGCATATAACAATGGTCAG ACAATGGCGAAATATGTTTCCAGGTTTGCACTTGGCTTGTCAAACTCAGTACCTGGGATCGTTGTCAATCAAAGTAATATACACTTTATCGATGACATTA TCGCCTCTAGTACCAAGTCAAATATGACTGACGGTGCGGGAAAAATTAACCGCTGGTCGCTAATGCAAATTCGCCACCGTCTGAACTGGGAAGATAAACCTACGGCTATTCAGATACGCATTTTTGGTACAAAG GGTCTTTTAATCGACGATGGAATTAATGCTAGTGAAGAAGCCTGTGTTCAAGTCACTCCTTCACAAAGGAAAATTCAGTTCCCGGAAGGCCGGCCAGTAGACCTGGCCCATCGAATAGTGGACGTGCTCCGCGCGTCTCACACCAAAGCACCGTGCCGTTTATCTGTCGAAACCATTATATGCCTTGCGGAAAATGGAGTCCCGAAGAGTGCATTTCTTGCGCTCCTTCAGAAAGCCCTGGTTGAACTGGTTGAACCGCTTCTAAAATGGGATACTGTCGAGGATATGCGTACTCTGTGGACCAATGTCCGACGACTTGGGGGTGTAATGGCTGCCCGGAGAGCACGAGAAGAAGCTGGTCTTGCTCGTGTGAAAGGATACTCTGATCGGAATGTAGATGAAGACccagatgacgatgagggcaTTGATAACAGTCCCTCAGACAAGGAGTCTGTGGCATGGTGGGCGGATGAAGTCAGTGGCTGTCCTTCTTCTCTTGAAGAGACAGTTATGTGTATGCTGGACGCGGGGTTTACACCACAAGACAATCCAGTGCTGCGTGACAAATTGTATAGATTCATCAAAGGGCGCGTGGGTTACTACATCAAAGGGTATCGAATCGACGTACCAATGTCTGCAACTGCATTCATTGTCCCAG acACATACGGGATTCTTGAACCTGGCGAAATTTTCTTCAAAAGCTCTCGTCGAGCATTCTTAAATCCCGATGGATCGTCGACCGACGTGGTTGTTGGAAAAGTTCTTCTCACTCGTCATCCATGCAAACTTCCGACTGATATCCAAAAG ATGGATGCTGTGGATAGACCGGGACTCCATCACCTCACAGATGTAATTGTTATGTCTACGAAAGGCGACAGGCGAGCAGCGGATCTTCTATCTGGAG GTGATTATGATGGCGACAAAGGAACTTTTATTTACCAACCTGAACTTGTGGAGCCCTTCAAAAACGCGTCTTTGCGGTATTCGGAGCCACCTAAAAACATCAACAAGTATTTTGTTGCTGAGAATATGGAAGTCACGACATTCCAGGAGCAAACTTCGGGGCTTGATGACACGGAGAAAATTCGTCGATTCCAGGAGTACTTATTGGGCTCTGTACGCAATATGAGTGTGGTCGGAAAATATTCAACTTTTCATGATATATCAACGTATACTCAAGGGTATTCTCATCCGGACACAATACGACTGGCTTATAT GTTTTGTATGACGCTCGATGGAATTAAAACTGGCATGAGAGTCCTTCCAGATGTTCTAGCACAGGATATGAAAAATTTCAACAAACGTGCACCGCGATGGAAAGAAACGGACGAAGAACGAACGCGACTTGCCAATCTAAACGAAGTACATGCCAAACGCCCACAACATTTGTCTCGCTTCATCATGGATGATTTATACAGACAGGCAGAGGATGAAGGCAAAAAATGGTACCCCCGGTTGGAAAAGGCATTTTGTGAACGTCCCGTCAAAATTGATGAAGATTTAGCTGCGCCATGGCGACTTGCTTTGGAAATGGCGACACGATGGATGAAAGATGAAAGCAACTCTCGAATGGCTAATGATCTTGAGAGGATTAAATATCACGTTGAGGTGGTATACAACGAACATCGTGGCGAGATGGGATCGCCGAAGAAGCCCACTAAAACTCCAAAGAAAAGTAGCGGCAGCGGGTCTTCGTTCAGCGAATTGCCCATTGAAGTGCGCCAGAACAAAATAAGAGAGTTGTCGCAAAAGTTCAACTCTCGTCCGACCAAAGATGAACTTTTCATGGCTGAAGAGGAAATTGCCCGTCTACGAGCGTCCTATGCGTATGTATATGATTTCGAGATGCGGCGGGGGTTAAATGGCTTCACTCGATTTCCATTCGACATGGCCATGCGAGAGCTCTGTCTGATAAAATCGCGGGCAATAGGGCGCATGAAAGCCGTCACTGGAGATTTCTACGACCATTTCAACATGAAACACCCGAAGCAACACCACCACTGA
- a CDS encoding glutamate--ammonia ligase: MAYLYHNDLLAPYLALPQGDKIQAEYVWIDGDGGLRSKTTTVSKKVTDIGQLRIWDFDGSSTNQAPGHDSDVYLRPAAIFKDPFRGGDNILVLAETYNNDGTPNRTNFRHHAAKVMEQAKEQAPWFGLEQEYTLFDADGSPYGWPKGGFPGPQGPYYCGAGTGKVFARDLIEAHYRACLYAGINISGINAEVMPSQWEFQVGPCEGISMGDHLWMARYLLVRIAEQWGIKVSFHPKPLAGDWNGAGCHTNFSTKAMREPGGIKAIDAAIEKLSKRHDEHIAVYGEDNDLRLTGRHETGHITTFSSGVANRGASIRVPRHVAAQGYGYLEDRRPASNIDPYRVTAIVVETTCLDA, translated from the exons ATGGCCTATCTATACCACAACGACCTCCTCGCTCCCTACCTCGCTCTTCCCCAGGGCGACAAGATCCAGGCTGAGT ACGTCTGGATCGATGGTGACGGTGGTCTGCGCTCAAAGACCACG ACCGTCAGCAAGAAGGTCACAGACATTGGCCAGCTTCGCATCTGGGACTTTGATGGCTCCTCTACCAACCAGGCTCCCGGCCATGATTCAGATGTCTACCTCCGTCCCGCCGCCATCTTCAAGGATCCTTTCCGTGGCGGTGATAATATTCTAGTCCTCGCAGAGACTTACAACAACGACGGCACTCCCAACAGGACCAACTTCCGTCACCATGCCGCAAAGGTCATGGAGCAGGCCAAGGAGCAGGCTCCCTGGTTCGGTCTCGAGCAGGAATACACCCTTTTCGACGCCGATGGTTCTCCCTACGGTTGGCCCAAGGGCGGTTTCCCCGGCCCACAGGGTCCTTACTACTGCGGTGCAG GCACTGGCAAGGTCTTTGCCCGTGATCTTATCGAGGCCCACTACCGTGCCTGCCTCTACGCAGGTATCAACATCAGCGGTATCAACGCAGAGGTCATGCCTTCCCAGTGGGAATTCCAGGTCGGCCCCTGTGAGGGTATTTCCATGGGTGACCACCTCTGGATGGCTCGCTACCTTCTTGTTCGCATTGCCGAACAGTGGGGTATCAAGGTTTCTTTCCACCCCAAACCCCTTGCTGGTGACTGGAACGGTGCTGGCTGCCACACCAACTTCAGCACAAAGGCTATGCGAGAACCCGGAGGCATCAAGGCGATCGATGCTGCCATCGAGAAGCTCAGCAAGCGCCATGACGAACACATCGCTGTTTATGGCGAAGATAACGATCTCCGTCTGACTGGTCGTCACGAAACTGGCCACATCACCACCTTTAGCTCAGGTGTCGCCAACCGTGGTGCTTCAATTCGTGTCCCAAGACACGTCGCTGCCCAAGGTTACGGATATCTTGAGGACAGGCGACCTGCTTCCAACATcg ATCCTTATCGTGTTACCGCCATCGTCGTCGAGACAACTTGCCTCGATGCCTGA